A genomic stretch from Hemibagrus wyckioides isolate EC202008001 linkage group LG20, SWU_Hwy_1.0, whole genome shotgun sequence includes:
- the gad3 gene encoding glutamate decarboxylase 1 isoform X1: protein MPLDLAPPFCLRMIAQVRDTPIFFSPLDEGLGFSWIGDKRETLCILGQTDPFPLTSLNHLFAAERNSMEIREDMSEQLLSWSKQDGDPFKNQQQADGGCGANDFSSVYGKELLPAENGEELTKHFLQELLNILLAYISKSMNRSTKVLDFHHPHQLKDGLEGFSLELPEQPDNLEQLLVDCRNTLKYGVKTGHPRFLNQLSSGLDIIGLAGEWLTSTANTNIFTFEVAPVFILMEEVLLKKMHSIIGWSEEEGDGIFCPGGTISNLYSILLARFHYFPKVKTEGMHALPRLALFTSSHSHYSIKKSAAVLGIGTENVIAVKCDERGKMIPAELESSITAAKAKGLVPLYVNATAGTTVYGAFDPFTDIANICEKRGLWMHVDAAWGGGLLLSKKHKIKLQGIEKASSITWNPHKMMGAPLQCSAILVRQKGLLEECNKQCAEYLFQTDKQYDMSYDTGDKTIQCGRHVDVFKLWLMWKAKGSEGFELQINHCLENAEYLYYKLKSRTDFQLVFPSKPEHSNVCFWYLPSRVRNMTPGPDRDRELHSITPKIKAKLMEKGVAMIGYQPLEDKPNFFRCVFSNPATQKQDVDFLLDEIACLGAEL from the exons ATGCCCTTAGACTTAGCACCGCCCTTCTGCCTCAGGATGATAGCACAGGTGAGGGACACACccatctttttttctcctttggaTGAGGGATTGGGTTTCAGCTGGATAGGTGATAAAAGGGAAACACTTTGCATTCTCGGACAGACAGATCCCTTTCCTTTGACAAGTTTAAACCATCTCTTTGCGGCTGAAAGG AATTCAATGGAAATCAGAGAGGATATGAGCGAACAGCTCCTGAGCTGGAGCAAGCAGGACGGAGATCCCTTCAAAAACCAACAGCAGGCTGACGGAGGCTGCGGAGCCAACGACTTCAGCAGCGTCTACGGAAAAG AGCTCCTTCCTGCAGAGAATGGCGAGGAACTGACCAAACACTTCCTGCAAGAGCTACTGAACATCCTGCTGGCGTACATCAGCAAGTCCATGAACCGCAGCACCAAAGTGCTGGACTTCCACCATCCGCACCAGTTAAAGGACGGACTGGAGGGCTTCAGTCTGGAGCTGCCTGAGCAACCAGACAACCTCGAGCAGCTGCTGGTGGACTGCAGGAACACGCTGAAATATGGAGTTAAAACAG GTCATCCACGATTCCTCAACCAGCTCTCAAGTGGACTGGACATCATAGGACTGGCAGGAGAATGGCTCACGTCAacagcaaacacaaacat cttCACCTTTGAGGTTGCTCCAGTGTTTATCCTTATGGAGGAAGTCCTTCTGAAGAAAATGCACTCCATCATCGGCTGGTCTGAAGAGGAAGGAGATGGAATCTTCTGCCCGG GTGGTACGATCTCGAACCTCTACAGcatcctgctggccaggtttcaCTACTTCCCCAAAGTCAAGACTGAAGGCATGCATGCGCTACCTCGCCTCGCCCTGTTTACGTCCTCACAC AGCCATTATTCGATCAAGAAGTCCGCGGCGGTTCTCGGGATCGGCACTGAAAACGTCATCGCTGTGAAGTGTGACGAAAG GGGCAAAATGATCCCAGCAGAACTGGAATCCAGCATCACGGCAGCAAAGGCTAAG GGTCTGGTACCGTTGTACGTAAACGCCACAGCAGGAACCACAGTCTACGGAGCCTTCGATCCGTTCACGGACATCGCGAACATCTGTGAAAAACGCGGCCTGTGGATGCATGTCGAT GCAGCTTGGGGAGGAGGATTACTGCTGTCCAAGAAACACAAGATCAAACTGCAGGGCATTGAGAA GGCTTCTTCCATCACCTGGAATCCTCACAAGATGATGGGCGCGCCACTGCAGTGTTCCGCCATCCTGGTGCGACAGAAG GGTCTACTGGAGGAGTGCAACAAGCAGTGTGCCGAGTATCTCTTCCAGACTGACAAGCAGTACGATATGTCTTACGACACCGGAGACAAGACCATCCAGTGTGGGAGACACGTCGACGTCTTTAAGCTCTGGCTCATGTGGAAGGCTAAG GGATCAGAAGGTTTCGAACTGCAGATCAACCACTGCCTGGAGAACGCTGAGTATCTTTACTACAAGCTGAAGAGCAGGACAGATTTCCAACTGGTTTTCCCAAGCAAA ccTGAACATAGTAACGTCTGCTTCTGGTACTTGCCGAGCCGAGTGAGGAACATGACCCCAGGTCCTGATCGAGACAGAGAACTACATTCG ATCACCCCAAAGATCAAAGCCAAGCTGATGGAAAAGGGCGTGGCCATGATCGGCTACCAGCCTCTTGAAGATAAGCCTAACTTCTTCCGCTGCGTCTTCTCCAACCCGGCCACGCAGAAGCAGGACGT
- the gad3 gene encoding glutamate decarboxylase 1 isoform X3, producing the protein MEIREDMSEQLLSWSKQDGDPFKNQQQADGGCGANDFSSVYGKELLPAENGEELTKHFLQELLNILLAYISKSMNRSTKVLDFHHPHQLKDGLEGFSLELPEQPDNLEQLLVDCRNTLKYGVKTGHPRFLNQLSSGLDIIGLAGEWLTSTANTNIFTFEVAPVFILMEEVLLKKMHSIIGWSEEEGDGIFCPGGTISNLYSILLARFHYFPKVKTEGMHALPRLALFTSSHSHYSIKKSAAVLGIGTENVIAVKCDERGKMIPAELESSITAAKAKGLVPLYVNATAGTTVYGAFDPFTDIANICEKRGLWMHVDAAWGGGLLLSKKHKIKLQGIEKASSITWNPHKMMGAPLQCSAILVRQKGLLEECNKQCAEYLFQTDKQYDMSYDTGDKTIQCGRHVDVFKLWLMWKAKGSEGFELQINHCLENAEYLYYKLKSRTDFQLVFPSKPEHSNVCFWYLPSRVRNMTPGPDRDRELHSITPKIKAKLMEKGVAMIGYQPLEDKPNFFRCVFSNPATQKQDVDFLLDEIACLGAEL; encoded by the exons ATGGAAATCAGAGAGGATATGAGCGAACAGCTCCTGAGCTGGAGCAAGCAGGACGGAGATCCCTTCAAAAACCAACAGCAGGCTGACGGAGGCTGCGGAGCCAACGACTTCAGCAGCGTCTACGGAAAAG AGCTCCTTCCTGCAGAGAATGGCGAGGAACTGACCAAACACTTCCTGCAAGAGCTACTGAACATCCTGCTGGCGTACATCAGCAAGTCCATGAACCGCAGCACCAAAGTGCTGGACTTCCACCATCCGCACCAGTTAAAGGACGGACTGGAGGGCTTCAGTCTGGAGCTGCCTGAGCAACCAGACAACCTCGAGCAGCTGCTGGTGGACTGCAGGAACACGCTGAAATATGGAGTTAAAACAG GTCATCCACGATTCCTCAACCAGCTCTCAAGTGGACTGGACATCATAGGACTGGCAGGAGAATGGCTCACGTCAacagcaaacacaaacat cttCACCTTTGAGGTTGCTCCAGTGTTTATCCTTATGGAGGAAGTCCTTCTGAAGAAAATGCACTCCATCATCGGCTGGTCTGAAGAGGAAGGAGATGGAATCTTCTGCCCGG GTGGTACGATCTCGAACCTCTACAGcatcctgctggccaggtttcaCTACTTCCCCAAAGTCAAGACTGAAGGCATGCATGCGCTACCTCGCCTCGCCCTGTTTACGTCCTCACAC AGCCATTATTCGATCAAGAAGTCCGCGGCGGTTCTCGGGATCGGCACTGAAAACGTCATCGCTGTGAAGTGTGACGAAAG GGGCAAAATGATCCCAGCAGAACTGGAATCCAGCATCACGGCAGCAAAGGCTAAG GGTCTGGTACCGTTGTACGTAAACGCCACAGCAGGAACCACAGTCTACGGAGCCTTCGATCCGTTCACGGACATCGCGAACATCTGTGAAAAACGCGGCCTGTGGATGCATGTCGAT GCAGCTTGGGGAGGAGGATTACTGCTGTCCAAGAAACACAAGATCAAACTGCAGGGCATTGAGAA GGCTTCTTCCATCACCTGGAATCCTCACAAGATGATGGGCGCGCCACTGCAGTGTTCCGCCATCCTGGTGCGACAGAAG GGTCTACTGGAGGAGTGCAACAAGCAGTGTGCCGAGTATCTCTTCCAGACTGACAAGCAGTACGATATGTCTTACGACACCGGAGACAAGACCATCCAGTGTGGGAGACACGTCGACGTCTTTAAGCTCTGGCTCATGTGGAAGGCTAAG GGATCAGAAGGTTTCGAACTGCAGATCAACCACTGCCTGGAGAACGCTGAGTATCTTTACTACAAGCTGAAGAGCAGGACAGATTTCCAACTGGTTTTCCCAAGCAAA ccTGAACATAGTAACGTCTGCTTCTGGTACTTGCCGAGCCGAGTGAGGAACATGACCCCAGGTCCTGATCGAGACAGAGAACTACATTCG ATCACCCCAAAGATCAAAGCCAAGCTGATGGAAAAGGGCGTGGCCATGATCGGCTACCAGCCTCTTGAAGATAAGCCTAACTTCTTCCGCTGCGTCTTCTCCAACCCGGCCACGCAGAAGCAGGACGT
- the gad3 gene encoding glutamate decarboxylase 1 isoform X2 has product MPLDLAPPFCLRMIAQVRDTPIFFSPLDEGLGFSWIGDKRETLCILGQTDPFPLTSLNHLFAAERNSMEIREDMSEQLLSWSKQDGDPFKNQQQADGGCGANDFSSVYGKELLPAENGEELTKHFLQELLNILLAYISKSMNRSTKVLDFHHPHQLKDGLEGFSLELPEQPDNLEQLLVDCRNTLKYGVKTGHPRFLNQLSSGLDIIGLAGEWLTSTANTNIFTFEVAPVFILMEEVLLKKMHSIIGWSEEEGDGIFCPGGTISNLYSILLARFHYFPKVKTEGMHALPRLALFTSSHSHYSIKKSAAVLGIGTENVIAVKCDERGKMIPAELESSITAAKAKGLVPLYVNATAGTTVYGAFDPFTDIANICEKRGLWMHVDAAWGGGLLLSKKHKIKLQGIEKASSITWNPHKMMGAPLQCSAILVRQKGLLEECNKQCAEYLFQTDKQYDMSYDTGDKTIQCGRHVDVFKLWLMWKAKGSEGFELQINHCLENAEYLYYKLKSRTDFQLVFPSKPEHSNVCFWYLPSRVRNMTPGPDRDRELHSVFYGVEVRTLCRPVKFLHTKLTHPGQVGTGRGHLQTVPIKIPWEHEIVQNVLV; this is encoded by the exons ATGCCCTTAGACTTAGCACCGCCCTTCTGCCTCAGGATGATAGCACAGGTGAGGGACACACccatctttttttctcctttggaTGAGGGATTGGGTTTCAGCTGGATAGGTGATAAAAGGGAAACACTTTGCATTCTCGGACAGACAGATCCCTTTCCTTTGACAAGTTTAAACCATCTCTTTGCGGCTGAAAGG AATTCAATGGAAATCAGAGAGGATATGAGCGAACAGCTCCTGAGCTGGAGCAAGCAGGACGGAGATCCCTTCAAAAACCAACAGCAGGCTGACGGAGGCTGCGGAGCCAACGACTTCAGCAGCGTCTACGGAAAAG AGCTCCTTCCTGCAGAGAATGGCGAGGAACTGACCAAACACTTCCTGCAAGAGCTACTGAACATCCTGCTGGCGTACATCAGCAAGTCCATGAACCGCAGCACCAAAGTGCTGGACTTCCACCATCCGCACCAGTTAAAGGACGGACTGGAGGGCTTCAGTCTGGAGCTGCCTGAGCAACCAGACAACCTCGAGCAGCTGCTGGTGGACTGCAGGAACACGCTGAAATATGGAGTTAAAACAG GTCATCCACGATTCCTCAACCAGCTCTCAAGTGGACTGGACATCATAGGACTGGCAGGAGAATGGCTCACGTCAacagcaaacacaaacat cttCACCTTTGAGGTTGCTCCAGTGTTTATCCTTATGGAGGAAGTCCTTCTGAAGAAAATGCACTCCATCATCGGCTGGTCTGAAGAGGAAGGAGATGGAATCTTCTGCCCGG GTGGTACGATCTCGAACCTCTACAGcatcctgctggccaggtttcaCTACTTCCCCAAAGTCAAGACTGAAGGCATGCATGCGCTACCTCGCCTCGCCCTGTTTACGTCCTCACAC AGCCATTATTCGATCAAGAAGTCCGCGGCGGTTCTCGGGATCGGCACTGAAAACGTCATCGCTGTGAAGTGTGACGAAAG GGGCAAAATGATCCCAGCAGAACTGGAATCCAGCATCACGGCAGCAAAGGCTAAG GGTCTGGTACCGTTGTACGTAAACGCCACAGCAGGAACCACAGTCTACGGAGCCTTCGATCCGTTCACGGACATCGCGAACATCTGTGAAAAACGCGGCCTGTGGATGCATGTCGAT GCAGCTTGGGGAGGAGGATTACTGCTGTCCAAGAAACACAAGATCAAACTGCAGGGCATTGAGAA GGCTTCTTCCATCACCTGGAATCCTCACAAGATGATGGGCGCGCCACTGCAGTGTTCCGCCATCCTGGTGCGACAGAAG GGTCTACTGGAGGAGTGCAACAAGCAGTGTGCCGAGTATCTCTTCCAGACTGACAAGCAGTACGATATGTCTTACGACACCGGAGACAAGACCATCCAGTGTGGGAGACACGTCGACGTCTTTAAGCTCTGGCTCATGTGGAAGGCTAAG GGATCAGAAGGTTTCGAACTGCAGATCAACCACTGCCTGGAGAACGCTGAGTATCTTTACTACAAGCTGAAGAGCAGGACAGATTTCCAACTGGTTTTCCCAAGCAAA ccTGAACATAGTAACGTCTGCTTCTGGTACTTGCCGAGCCGAGTGAGGAACATGACCCCAGGTCCTGATCGAGACAGAGAACTACATTCG gtgttctatggggttgaggtcaggactctgtgcaggccagtcaagttcctccacaccaaactcactcatccaggTCAGgtaggaacaggaaggggtcatctccaaactgttcccataaagatcccttgggagcatgaaattgtccaaaatgtcttggtatga
- the mc4r gene encoding melanocortin receptor 4 — MNISEHHGLHHGHRNHSLAVQIGNKAVSGERNSASGCYEQLLISTEVFITLGLVSLLENILVIAAIIKNKNFHSPMYFFICSLAVADLLVSVSNATETAVMALITSGNLTISGDVVKSMDNVFDSMICSSLLASIWSLLAIAVDRYVTIFYALRYHNIMTQRRAALIIVCIWSFCSASGVLFIIYSESATVLICLISMFFTMLALMASLYVHMFLLARLHMKRIAALPGNGPVWQAANMKGAVTLTILLGVFVVCWAPFFLHLILMISCPRNPYCVCFMSHFNMYLILIMCNSVIDPLIYAFRSQEMRKTFREICCGWASGWSCGWSCVGFDERLNSY, encoded by the coding sequence ATGAACATCTCAGAGCACCACGGGCTGCACCACGGCCACCGGAACCACAGCCTGGCCGTGCAGATCGGTAACAAAGCCGTCTCTGGGGAAAGGAACTCTGCATCTGGATGCTACGAGCAGCTGTTGATCTCCACAGAGGTTTTTATCACACTAGGGTTGGTCAGCCTTCTGGAGAACATTCTGGTAATTGCAGCCATCATTAAGAACAAGAACTTTCACTCGCCTATGTATTTCTTCATCTGCAGCCTGGCGGTGGCCGACCTGCTGGTCAGCGTATCGAACGCCACGGAAACGGCCGTGATGGCGCTAATCACCAGCGGCAACCTGACCATCTCTGGAGATGTCGTGAAAAGCATGGACAACGTATTCGACTCCATGATCTGCAGCTCGCTCCTGGCATCCATCTGGAGTCTCCTGGCCATCGCCGTTGACCGTTACGTCACCATCTTCTATGCCCTGCGCTACCACAATATCATGACCCAGCGTCGGGCGGCACTCATCATCGTATGCATCTGGAGCTTCTGCTCAGCGTCCGGCGTGCTCTTCATCATCTACTCGGAGAGCGCTACGGTCCTCATCTGCCTTATCAGCATGTTCTTCACCATGCTGGCCCTCATGGCCTCGCTTTACGTGCACATGTTCCTCTTGGCGCGACTTCACATGAAACGCATCGCCGCCTTACCAGGAAACGGCCCTGTGTGGCAGGCGGCCAACATGAAGGGCGCCGTGACGCTCACCATCCTGCTCGGAGTCTTTGTGGTGTGCTGGGCTCCGTTTTTCCTCCACCTCATTCTCATGATCTCTTGCCCCAGGAACCCGTATTGTGTCTGCTTCATGTCGCATTTCAACATGTacctgattctgatcatgtgtaACTCGGTGATCGACCCGCTCATCTACGCTTTTAGGAGTCAGGAGATGAGGAAGACCTTCAGGGAGATCTGCTGCGGATGGGCTTCGGGGTGGAGCTGTGGGTGGAGTTGCGTCGGCTTCGACGAGAGGCTTAACAGCTATTAA